One Capsicum annuum cultivar UCD-10X-F1 chromosome 2, UCD10Xv1.1, whole genome shotgun sequence genomic window carries:
- the LOC124896210 gene encoding uncharacterized protein LOC124896210, with protein MSKVSKVDQRVKEYLEEAGYEKWARCHSPVNRGRIMTSNIAECINGYLVEARKLPILGFLKEVRILFAAWNCKNNEIASYTNTTLGRRFKEILTHNGVKSLRMTVKPAESYLYCVYDSGWRYIVDIERGTCNCGRYQIDEIPCPYGIAVLKSKNMDVKDYGRYCSE; from the exons atgtcAAAGGTTTCTAAGGTTGATCAAAGAGTTAAGGAATATCTGGAGGAAGCTGGGTATGAAAAATGGGCTCGGTGTCACTCTCCTGTAAATAGAGGTAGAATAATGACTTCAAATATAGCCGAATGTATTAATGGTTATTTGGTTGAGGCTAGAAAACTTCCTATTCTAGGTTTCCTAAAAGAAGTTAGAATCTTATTTGCTGCATGGAATTGTAAGAACAACGAAATTGCATCGTACACAAATACAACTCTTGGCAGAAGATTTaaggaaattctaactcataatgGTGTTAAATCCTTGCGAATGACg GTTAAACCAGCAGAGAGttatctttattgtgtttatgattCGGGATGGAGGTACATTGTAGATATTGAGCGTGGCACATGCAATTGTGGCCgatatcaaattgatgaaataccttGTCCATATGGAATTGCcgtattaaaaagtaaaaatatggatGTAAAGGATTATGGTCGTTATTGCTCTGAATAG